A portion of the Tenacibaculum todarodis genome contains these proteins:
- a CDS encoding acyloxyacyl hydrolase, with translation MISYSYGQESNKSKFSPYKIGLLFNHANEKNFLFDDKDYSYQTNTYKAQLFYKLGSWKQLNFELIAQPQIQFLRHKLLNPSFVQPRYGDNYLELREIYVKRKAMNLYSLEFGLGIKKQLTTKLDTQFTIGLGFSYIDTETERLAKGFTFIENFSLGFNYQTSTRTFIYLGSNFGHVSNLNFELPNDGYNVLGIEVGFSYLLQ, from the coding sequence ATGATTTCTTATTCATACGGACAAGAATCTAACAAAAGTAAGTTCTCTCCATATAAAATTGGCTTGCTTTTTAATCATGCAAACGAAAAGAATTTTCTGTTTGATGATAAAGATTACTCTTATCAAACCAATACTTATAAAGCACAACTATTTTACAAATTAGGTTCTTGGAAGCAACTTAATTTTGAATTGATTGCACAACCTCAAATTCAGTTTTTACGTCATAAATTATTAAATCCATCTTTTGTACAACCAAGATATGGAGACAATTATTTGGAGTTACGTGAAATATACGTAAAAAGAAAAGCTATGAATTTATATAGTTTAGAGTTTGGGTTGGGTATAAAAAAACAACTCACTACTAAACTAGACACACAGTTTACAATTGGACTTGGGTTTTCTTATATTGATACAGAAACGGAGCGTTTAGCAAAAGGGTTTACGTTTATAGAAAACTTTTCTTTAGGTTTTAATTACCAAACCTCAACTAGAACTTTTATCTATTTAGGAAGTAACTTTGGACATGTTTCTAACCTTAATTTTGAATTACCTAACGACG
- a CDS encoding Gfo/Idh/MocA family protein, with protein sequence MLKAGVLGAGHLGKIHLRLLNQSEKYELVGFYDPFTENAEKVAKEFGYKLFSSVEDLIDAVDIVDIVTPTLSHFDCAKQAIEKGKHIFIEKPITNTLQEAEAIRTLASQKHIRGQVGHVERFNPAFIAAKDKIETPMFIECHRLAEFNPRGTDVPVVLDLMIHDIDIILSVVKSKVKNVHASGISVISETPDIANARIEFENGCVANLTASRISMKNMRKTRFFQKDAYISVDFLEKKSEVVKMKDAPENPGEFAMILQNAEGVKKQIYFENPTVTPNNAILDELESFADAVNNNTVPVVSLTQGTEALRVAQMIIDCF encoded by the coding sequence ATGTTAAAAGCAGGCGTTTTAGGAGCTGGTCATTTAGGTAAAATTCATCTTCGTTTATTAAATCAATCAGAAAAATATGAGTTAGTAGGTTTTTATGATCCATTTACTGAAAATGCAGAAAAAGTTGCTAAAGAATTTGGTTATAAATTGTTTTCTTCAGTAGAAGATTTAATTGACGCTGTAGATATTGTTGATATTGTAACTCCTACACTATCGCATTTTGATTGCGCAAAACAAGCCATAGAAAAAGGGAAACATATTTTTATAGAAAAACCAATTACTAATACGTTGCAAGAGGCTGAAGCTATTAGAACGTTAGCAAGCCAAAAACATATTCGTGGTCAAGTTGGTCATGTAGAGCGTTTTAATCCTGCTTTTATTGCCGCTAAAGATAAGATTGAAACTCCTATGTTTATTGAATGTCATCGATTGGCAGAATTTAATCCGCGTGGAACCGATGTTCCTGTTGTGTTGGATTTAATGATACATGATATTGATATTATTTTATCGGTAGTAAAATCTAAAGTGAAAAATGTACACGCAAGCGGAATTTCAGTTATTTCTGAAACTCCAGATATTGCAAATGCAAGAATTGAGTTCGAAAATGGTTGTGTAGCCAACTTAACGGCAAGCCGAATTTCTATGAAAAATATGCGTAAAACACGTTTTTTTCAGAAGGATGCTTACATTTCTGTTGATTTTCTTGAGAAAAAATCTGAGGTTGTAAAAATGAAAGACGCTCCTGAAAATCCTGGTGAATTTGCCATGATTTTACAAAATGCTGAAGGTGTTAAAAAACAAATCTATTTTGAAAACCCAACAGTTACACCAAACAATGCAATTTTAGATGAACTAGAATCTTTTGCTGATGCTGTAAATAATAATACTGTTCCTGTGGTTTCTTTAACTCAAGGAACGGAAGCACTTAGAGTTGCACAAATGATTATTGATTGTTTTTAG
- a CDS encoding DUF2147 domain-containing protein — translation MKKHLLTLLVFTLTFSVNAQTIFGKWENRDEETNKVDSVIEVYEKNGKAYAKIIEITDITHKNDICIECKGKLKNEPILGMHILNGLKNKGDEWSGGKILDPKNGKEYKCYIKLENKNKLKIRGYIGFAAFGRTAYWYRKK, via the coding sequence ATGAAAAAACACCTCTTAACACTTTTAGTTTTTACACTAACATTTTCTGTAAACGCACAAACCATATTTGGTAAATGGGAAAATAGGGATGAAGAAACTAATAAAGTAGATTCTGTTATTGAAGTCTATGAGAAAAACGGAAAAGCTTATGCAAAAATTATTGAGATTACAGATATAACTCACAAAAATGATATTTGTATTGAATGTAAAGGCAAACTTAAAAATGAACCTATTCTTGGAATGCACATTCTAAACGGATTAAAAAATAAAGGTGATGAATGGAGCGGAGGAAAAATTTTAGATCCAAAAAATGGAAAAGAATACAAATGTTATATTAAATTAGAAAACAAGAACAAACTAAAAATACGTGGTTATATTGGTTTTGCTGCTTTTGGTAGAACTGCATATTGGTATCGTAAAAAATAG
- a CDS encoding 3-hydroxyacyl-CoA dehydrogenase family protein codes for MKNIAVIGAGTMGNGIAHTFAQFDYNVQLIDISQASLDRGIATITKNLDRMVAKEKISETDKNRTLGNITTYTSIKEGVQNANLVVEAATENADLKGKIFKELDEVCPADTILATNTSSISITQIAGVTKRPELVIGMHFMNPVPIMKLVEIIRGYNTSDETMDFIVDLTKKINKIPVEVNDYPGFVANRILMPMINESIETLYNGVAGVAEIDTVMKLGMAHPMGPLQLADFIGLDVCLSILNVMYDGFKNPKYAPCPLLVNMVNAGKLGIKSGEGFYDYSESRKAENVAKMFS; via the coding sequence ATGAAAAACATAGCTGTTATTGGAGCTGGAACAATGGGAAATGGAATTGCGCACACGTTTGCTCAATTTGATTATAATGTTCAATTAATTGATATTTCGCAAGCGAGTTTAGATAGAGGAATTGCAACGATTACCAAGAATTTGGATAGAATGGTTGCGAAAGAAAAAATTTCTGAAACCGATAAAAACAGAACTTTAGGAAATATTACTACCTACACTTCTATAAAAGAAGGTGTGCAAAATGCTAATTTGGTGGTAGAAGCTGCTACTGAAAATGCAGATTTAAAAGGTAAAATTTTTAAAGAATTGGATGAAGTTTGTCCTGCTGATACAATTTTAGCTACAAATACTTCTTCAATTTCTATTACTCAAATTGCGGGTGTTACTAAAAGACCTGAGTTGGTAATTGGAATGCATTTTATGAATCCTGTACCAATTATGAAATTGGTTGAAATTATTAGAGGTTATAATACTTCTGATGAAACAATGGATTTTATTGTTGATTTGACCAAAAAAATTAATAAAATTCCGGTTGAAGTAAATGATTATCCTGGTTTTGTGGCAAACCGTATTTTAATGCCAATGATTAACGAGTCTATAGAAACACTTTACAACGGAGTTGCTGGTGTTGCAGAAATTGATACTGTTATGAAATTAGGAATGGCACATCCGATGGGACCTTTACAATTAGCTGATTTTATTGGACTTGACGTTTGTTTGTCTATCTTAAATGTAATGTATGATGGATTTAAGAATCCGAAATATGCGCCTTGTCCATTATTAGTAAACATGGTGAATGCTGGTAAATTAGGTATAAAGTCTGGTGAAGGTTTTTATGATTATTCTGAAAGTAGAAAAGCTGAGAATGTTGCAAAAATGTTCTCTTAA
- a CDS encoding protein-L-isoaspartate(D-aspartate) O-methyltransferase — protein MKDTAKHQGLRNQLAAVLEAKGITDKKVLKAIKQIPRHLFIDSSFEAHAYQDKAFPIVADQTISQPYTVAFQSQTLEVKPGDKVLEIGTGSGYQTAVLLELGAELYSIERQRELFKKTSLFLPKLGYRAKKLIFGDGYKGLPEQAPFDKIIVTAGAPFVPKPLLSQLKVGGKLLIPVGDTTQIMTLFIRKSPKEFEKHELGDFAFVPMLEKKN, from the coding sequence ATGAAAGATACTGCAAAACATCAAGGACTTAGAAATCAGTTAGCTGCTGTGTTAGAAGCCAAAGGAATTACCGATAAAAAAGTTTTGAAAGCTATCAAACAGATTCCTAGACACCTATTTATAGATTCTAGTTTCGAAGCACATGCTTATCAAGACAAAGCATTTCCTATAGTTGCAGATCAAACCATTTCTCAACCTTATACAGTTGCATTTCAATCGCAAACTTTAGAAGTAAAACCAGGCGATAAAGTCTTAGAAATTGGTACAGGTTCGGGTTATCAGACAGCTGTTTTGTTGGAGTTGGGAGCAGAATTATATTCCATAGAAAGACAACGAGAATTGTTTAAGAAAACATCTTTGTTCTTACCAAAATTAGGCTATAGAGCAAAGAAATTAATTTTTGGAGATGGCTATAAAGGTTTACCAGAACAAGCTCCTTTCGATAAAATCATAGTAACAGCTGGTGCACCATTTGTGCCAAAACCGTTGTTAAGTCAATTAAAAGTAGGAGGTAAGTTGTTAATTCCTGTTGGAGATACCACACAAATAATGACGCTCTTTATTAGAAAATCACCAAAAGAATTCGAAAAACACGAACTTGGAGATTTTGCTTTTGTACCAATGTTGGAGAAGAAAAATTAA